Proteins from one Aspergillus nidulans FGSC A4 chromosome VIII genomic window:
- a CDS encoding putative GPI anchored protein (transcript_id=CADANIAT00001317), which yields MLFTPILIGAASLAAQASADTFQVSQRYGGPQRPLQGIRKMSDDAGEKFYMHYWHYEEDSVVANSTEEAQTKIDRSSVLPRSYHFQPPFSLGPERFADLRSSPLGRREFECPSGTSACTSINRSDSCCGADETCVVVEDTGLGDVGCCPSGQDCSGTIGSCFEGYTSCPSSLGGGCCFPGYECVEGGCQCAHIITITITLSSTTLTTTSTETVSATSTTDTSTTTTSTSTATPTTTSTSSTGDLTPPDRPTSLSTTTSSETETTCPTGFYACAAVYQGGCCQIGRNCDTTSCPAVSSTTIETEGRTIVIAEPTTSATTAANSQESGARTCATGWFSCADTVGGGCCPTGYACGASCTAAPTASTTGTVAKEAPTVESIGDTVKYNWIHLIWAMFMTWLCYDKCT from the exons ATGTTATTCACTCCCATCTTAATCGGAGCAGCCTCACTCGCTGCCCAAGCCTCAGCAGACACATTCCAAGTATCTCAGCGCTATGGCGGCCCCCAAAGACCCTTACAGGGCATACGAAAGATGAGCGACGATGCAGGGGAGAAGTTCTACATGCACTACTGGCATTATGAAGAAGACTCTGTCGTTGCAAACTCGACCGAAGAGGCACAGACCAAAATAGATCGGAGTTCCGTTCTGCCTCGCTCATACCATTTCCAGCCGCCGTTTTCGCTTGGCCCCGAGCGCTTTGCGGACCTGCGTTCTTCGCCactgggaagaagggaaTTCGAATGTCCGTCTGGGACAAGCGCTTGTACGTCTATCAATCGGTCAGATAGCTGCTGCGGTGCGGATGAGACGTGCGTGGTGGTAGAGGACACTGGATTGGGGGATGTGGGATGTTGCCCTTCTGGCCAAGATTGCTCTGGGACGATTGGGTCTTGCTTCGAGGGGTACACTAGCTGCCCGTCATCGCTTGGAGGCGGATGTTGCTTTCCTGGGTACGAATGCGTGGAAGGGGGCTGTCAGT GCGCGCATATCATCACAATCACTATTACGTTATCCTCGACGACATTAACAACCACATCGACCGAGACGGTTTCCGCGACGAGTACCACTGACACTAGCACTACGACTACGAGCACAAGCACGGCCACTCCTACAACTACAAGCACATCCTCGACAGGGGACCTGACCCCCCCCGATCGACCCACCAGTTTATCTACTACCACAAGCTCCGAGACCGAAACGACCTGTCCGACCGGTTTCTACGCATGTGCTGCGGTCTATCAGGGCGGATGCTGTCAGATCGGCCGGAATTGCGATACGACGTCTTGCCCCGCAGTATCCTCAACAACCATCGAGACTGAAGGCCGAACGATTGTGATTGCCGAGCCAACGACATCAGCAACGACAGCAGCGAATAGTCAAGAGAGCGGTGCGAGGACATGCGCGACTGGCTGGTTCAGTTGTGCGGATACCGTAGGCGGAGGATGTTGTCCGACCGGGTATGCGTGCGGAGCAAGCTGCACAGCAGCGCCGACCGCATCCACAACAGGAACCGTAGCTAAGGAGGCTCCAACGGTAGAATCAATTGGGGACACTGTGAAATACAATTGGATACATTTGATCTGGGCTATGTTCATGACTTGGCTATGCTATGATAAATGTACTTAG